The DNA region AAGACCTGTGAGAAATTCAAGAACAATAGAAAATGAAAAATCATCATCACCTTCTTTAGCAAGCTTAAGAGAAAAAACTATTTTAAGAGATAGTGCAGCATCTCTTGATTCTAGATATATGAGTCGTCGTTCTGTTACTGAAAATGCTAATCCTCAAAAATATACTCAGCAGGCCTCTTCAAATACTAATACTGGTATTGAGGATAATAGAGTTTTGTGGACAGGTGCTTTGTTTGTTTTATTTGGTGGTATGTTATTTTTGTCTGGATATTGGGTAGGAAAAACTATCACAGGTAATGTTAGAGCTGAAAAAGAAGTATTAATTGCTCAATCATCAATGAATAATATGAAAATGAATTCATCAGATTCTTCTTTATCATTGATATCACAGCCGATGGCTTCTACGCTAGACACGATACCTCTTCCTCAAAAACCTATGAAAGTTGTAGAGCCTGCAATAGCTCCTGTCCCAAAAAATGTTCCAAAACCGACTATAAAATCTAAAGAATATGTAATCCAAGTATCTGCTCATTCAACTATAGAATCAGCTAGATTGGTAGAAGATCAATTAAGAGTAGCTGGATTTTCAGCATATACCTCAGAAAGTACTATTGGTGATGCGGTATTTTTTAGAGTTCGTTTGCGAGGATTTACTTCAAAAAATGAAGCTCAAAGTACTTTGTCAAAAATTAAAAGTGCAAATCTTGGTAAAGATGGTTTTGTTCTTACATTAGAATAAGCTATTATTTGTATAAATCAAAAAAGATATAACTGTATAGTTATATCTTTTTTTATGTAATATGATTATCTGTTGTAGAATAATATAACATAGCTATATTAATTTCGTTACTTGTGAATCCTAATTCTAATAATTCATCTTTACTTTTTTTGTGTTTTATATATTGAATTAATTGTTGTTCTTTTTCTAAATTAGCTCTAGAATTTTTCCTGTGTTTTTTAATTTTTTCTAT from Spirochaetota bacterium includes:
- a CDS encoding SPOR domain-containing protein, translated to MSRIKFLDVLEETKTKPIYNHKTTEEYSIPKKEEIHSSYRERPVRNSRTIENEKSSSPSLASLREKTILRDSAASLDSRYMSRRSVTENANPQKYTQQASSNTNTGIEDNRVLWTGALFVLFGGMLFLSGYWVGKTITGNVRAEKEVLIAQSSMNNMKMNSSDSSLSLISQPMASTLDTIPLPQKPMKVVEPAIAPVPKNVPKPTIKSKEYVIQVSAHSTIESARLVEDQLRVAGFSAYTSESTIGDAVFFRVRLRGFTSKNEAQSTLSKIKSANLGKDGFVLTLE